A single window of Cetobacterium sp. 8H DNA harbors:
- a CDS encoding helix-turn-helix domain-containing protein produces MSLKKKDLEVLFLLKNNSKVMDEIFLEIGTSDRNLRYIIANLNFYLKKILNKEIEKDKKKLSLPLDNKESDSFFDVIYKKYYTLDQEERVEYILLMFLFLKGINLSFIEKKLGITRATLKKDINILNANLEKYTLKLESVKNKFSIAGNEKKYRHLKALKLIKLIGDETYERKWIDKEMLLKSLKLSENQSIKKYIEEIETMFKVSFTKEFKELIFIFLVVSLERIGDGKIIYRKANYKFLIETPYYKIVSEKLKEVIPKNLEYELVHLTEYFISGGVKENIKELKENVEKFVDGLIKKMKNNILEEIDYEELRESLINYLIPAIYRLRNNFSLGSVGEKEKIYNLVEEYCLKENNLPEKLSEKEIYYISQEIINRVEKEKNKIISLKNLLLIIEKNTNGVNREALIRDLLNQYEELLKKDL; encoded by the coding sequence ATGAGTTTAAAGAAAAAAGATTTAGAAGTCTTATTTTTATTAAAAAATAATTCAAAAGTTATGGATGAAATTTTTTTAGAAATAGGTACTAGCGACAGAAATTTAAGATATATAATTGCGAATTTAAATTTTTATTTAAAAAAAATTTTGAATAAAGAGATAGAAAAAGATAAAAAGAAACTATCACTTCCTTTAGATAATAAGGAAAGTGATAGTTTTTTTGATGTGATTTATAAAAAATATTATACTTTGGACCAAGAGGAGAGAGTTGAATATATACTTCTAATGTTTTTATTTTTGAAGGGAATAAATTTGAGTTTTATAGAAAAAAAACTTGGAATAACAAGAGCTACTCTTAAAAAAGATATTAATATACTCAATGCAAACTTAGAAAAATATACTTTAAAGTTGGAATCTGTAAAAAATAAGTTTTCAATAGCAGGAAACGAAAAGAAGTATAGACATTTAAAAGCACTGAAACTTATAAAGTTGATTGGTGATGAGACTTATGAAAGAAAATGGATAGATAAAGAAATGCTATTAAAAAGTTTGAAGTTATCAGAAAATCAAAGTATAAAAAAATATATAGAAGAGATAGAAACAATGTTTAAGGTATCTTTTACAAAGGAATTTAAAGAACTTATTTTTATATTTTTAGTTGTATCTTTAGAAAGAATTGGAGATGGAAAAATTATTTATAGAAAGGCTAACTATAAATTTTTAATAGAAACTCCATATTATAAAATTGTTTCAGAAAAACTGAAAGAAGTTATACCTAAAAATTTAGAATATGAGCTCGTTCATTTAACCGAATATTTTATAAGTGGTGGAGTAAAAGAGAATATTAAAGAACTAAAAGAAAATGTAGAAAAATTTGTTGATGGTTTGATAAAGAAAATGAAAAATAATATTTTAGAAGAGATTGACTACGAAGAATTGAGAGAAAGTTTGATTAATTACTTAATTCCAGCAATTTATAGGTTAAGAAATAATTTTAGTTTAGGAAGTGTTGGGGAAAAAGAAAAAATTTATAATTTAGTAGAGGAGTATTGTTTGAAAGAAAATAATTTGCCTGAGAAACTTAGTGAAAAAGAGATATATTATATTTCTCAAGAAATTATAAATAGAGTTGAGAAAGAAAAAAATAAAATAATTAGTTTAAAAAACTTATTGTTGATAATTGAAAAAAATACTAATGGTGTAAATAGAGAAGCGCTGATAAGGGATTTACTAAATCAATATGAAGAATTATTAAAAAAGGATCTTTAA